Sequence from the Ooceraea biroi isolate clonal line C1 chromosome 5, Obir_v5.4, whole genome shotgun sequence genome:
GCGCGCCCGCGTTTGTAATCGTGCTGCGCGAGCACGTTGCACGTACGcgcgtatatacatacatacatttttctatGTGCATTGTGATTGATATTACATTAACGATCAGTTTAAGACCACACTGTTGcggcattgtaaattttatgaCGATAGTAAAAGGCAAGGCGAGACGCAAACGGTGCCGTCGATCACGCGTATTCGATGCCTCGCGCAATGTGAAATTTCCCCGACCCGGAGCAAATCACTGGGACATTACAGTGCGACCAGGATAGGATTTTATCGCTGCCTGGGTCGGGCAGGTTTTCCATAGGCGTGGCTTGTTACAAAAAAAAACTGATAACGTTAAGCGGTGCAACACGTATATGTATACTCCTTTTATCGCTGTAAAATAGTATACTTCTTGAGAATATCTCAGAGATACGCTTGGGCCTCTTATATGGATCATTAGTACTGGATCattattaatcgaaatattttacattttacgcaGAATCCTCTGTCTTTGTCTACCCTTGTAATTTGCGTTTTAGCGATTAGTGCGTTGCGTTGTCTCGAATGTCCAATCGAAGCTATCGATCAAATATTCCGAGGAACTTCACCAAGCGCCGCGAAACTGGAAATTAAACAAGGATACAATACATGAGTCGGTGAAAGAACCATGCgatatattaattgcaattaatttacCATTGATATGTAGGAGTTACTCTCGGGATTGGcgcaatatataattcttcGTTAAATCTGCGTGTTGAAAAATTCATGTACGTATGTGTAAATACATACCGTGCTGTCGATGCAAGATTTTTGCGCGTACCGTCGCGCGTTATTACTATATTCCCTTTGCGAGTCCGGAGCGACGCACAGTCGTTTAGGTAATTTCACATGTGAACACTATAGTTGCTGTCGCGCGAATCGAGGGATCTGAAGCGTAAAGTAGCAGAGACAATCGATTTGACTATGCTTGTATATAGAAATGTAACTAAATTCTAAGGAACGACGAtaaaacgatatttatttcgaaatgAATATAGTGATTGTGAtcgtgttatttattattaaccaaGCAAGAGTATGTTCACCGCAAAATTGACAAAAACACTGAacgatattgtaaataataaatattactatgAAAGTTTAAGCATTTGCAATATCCCGCCTTACTCGATAAGCGACTAAATTCAGACTCTACAGATGATTAGCTTCAAGCGACGGTGCCCGAACTGATTGGCCGAATCTGTCACGTGACACGGAATTTGGAATGTCGTAATTGTAGCGCATAAATTCAGACTGTTGCTGTGCGCTACTGCGTTTGCAATCAAGCATACAAAGGGAAAAACGAAGCGGCGAAGTTGACACAGCTTAGCTGCGAATCGCAAAGTACCTTGTCCAAATAATTCGTTTCTTCTTGCTGTATAAAATGAATGTGATACAACCTGCTGCGCTGAGAGGACGGCCGAGAGGCGCTTATACGAGAGGGAGAATCGCCTCGATACCAAATGCGCAACGcgctacaaatatttttccgaagTATCGTAAGTGCTATCATACTGTGCGTTATCGCGCAAAAATTTCGAATCGCGCACTTACACTTTTAATGATAAACGAAGACTCAGATCAAATGTCGAAAGAATGCAATATGTCTTAcgttttattcaatatattatttaaacgatgaattaaataaattcctacaaaaaaaagaaaatattgtttacatGTTTCTGATTCATAAATTGCATCGATCGAAATCGGTTACAAGAATTCGTCCACCATAAATTTTGTCCCGCCGagttaaatatatgtttaatattaaacgaCTTTTTTAACATTCGCCGCTGCGTTCTCGCTACTCGACCTTGAACTCGTCATCCTACACGTGCCGTTTTCTTCGTGCGCGAATGTAGAATTCGATTCTGGTTTCCTGAGACCACCGACGAGCACGGGATCCGGGATAAATTCCAATGCGAATACAAGGACGCCAATTCGCAGAGAGAATTGCGTCTCCACGTCATCCTACCTGCCCAGCACTTCTCGTCATAGCGCGGGGTGAGCTACTCACGCCTACGAattattccttttttcctgtatatattatctacATATCTACGAGTAGATTATACCGTACACTtgtgcattaatatttattagatcATGCAACCGAACGAGATCGACACCACGCGGCACGTCCAGCAATGCGGAAACTTTGATAGTAATCGGTGAGCaagagttaaataaaaaaaatggcCGAGAAGTCTTTTTAGTCcttttcgattttattattatcataacgTTTACAAACGTTGCATTCGCGAATAGCGTTGACAGCTGGCCGAGGAGACGCCAGTAGTGAAGTCGGTTTGGCAGCGATAGATCTCCAGTACCCATACTTGATTCTCTGTCAAATCAGCGACTGCCAAACGTACGTCAATACCTTGACGAAAATTAATATGCTTGACCCGGTAGAGGTAAGCGATTATCTACATTTCCATCGCATTACATTACGTTACATTAATTTCGCTGTCGTTGATCTCTCGGACAAGTGATTCACGCTTTATTTATCGAAGATACTGATGCCGGAAACGATGTGCCAGCAGCGAGGTCGCGGGAATAAGCTGTACAAATCGATCAAAGAGAAGTTCAATGCGCTCAACATTACGCCGATCTCGCGAATGCACTTCAACGAATCGACTGGCATGGAACGCGTGCGAACTCTCTGTGCCCAGGAATATTCCACGGTGGAATTGATAGTGAAACAAAAGTAACCGCCGCTGGTATTAACGTATCATGTACAAATGACGAGTGCACAGTAATGAACGATCGTGTTTCAATCGTAGATATTACGCTTTAGCCGCCACTGCGGCGTTGCTCAAATACGTGGAATACGTCCAACACGTCGTTTACGCCCCGAGGTCGATGCGAATCGAATTTCAGGGATCACCGAATACCACGATGATTGGTAAAAATAACAATCGTTTAACAAGGTTCAATAGTACTTTCATATAACGAATGACGACTCGATCATCGCGATGATTATTGTTGCACAGACATAGAAAGCGCTCAGAGTCTGGAACTGATCGTCTCGCAGTCCAAGTACTCTATCGTCAGTCTGCTGGGCACTATGGATCGCTGCTTGACTCCCATGGGCAGGAGGCTCCTACGCGCTTCCATTCTCCAGCCTTCTTGCGATGAACGTTTGATCCTTGATCGACAAGCTTGCGTGGCCGAATTGATAGCCAATCGTTCGTTGTGCATTAGCATTCAGGTAGCTGCACGACTGGAACACTTATGTCTAACGAGTAGTGCTCAACAATTTCATTGGACTTgcgatatttttgtttcacagCCGGCAGTGCAACGCCTTTTCGGCACGGACCGTTTGCTGACATTAGCGACTAAACCACTGTACGTAAATGACATGCAAAATGCAGAGCGAAATTTGAACTACGTGTTGCTTTTGAAAAGCAGTTTGGACGCTATTCCAGAATTGGAGGCGATTCTCGCAACCGGCACTCAACCGTTTTTcgtgaaaatgcgaaaagtatATGTTTTCCTGGGGCTGATcaatgcataattaataagagacattcaaatattaaattttaatctttattaaataatttttatcgtaaCGCTTTTATTGACGTAATTGACATAATGCACTATGTATTAAACTTACAGAATTTAGGAAATTTAGAGTTCCGagttataaaagataaaatgttaACGTTGATAAACACGGACGCAAGATTCGTGAAAGGCTGCGCTTCTTCGAGTCTGGAGCGATGCTTCGCCATACAACCTGGCCTCAACGAATTATTAGACGTCGCTCGGCAAATTTATTGCGAATTAATCAGTGACATGAAAAGTATAAATGcattataataaagtaatatatttgaaGTGTATTTAATGCAACAGCGAGATGAAAGATTGCTAATAATTTGCACttatttaaatagaaatagtGGAGCAATTGGCTGTGAAGCATAGACTTCCATTAACTTTAGAATACAACACAAATTTAGGCTATCACATCAATTCAATCATACCGCGAGGTTCGAACATTGCCATGTCGGAATTGCCAGCGGAATTTATTCAGGCAAGTCATCGTTAATCAATATCGATATCTCACGTGGCTTAcagtttcatatttttatgtagGTAAGAAAAAACAGGAGGTCCTTCGCGATGACCACGATGGCGTTACTGACATTGAACAAACAGTGCAAAAAAGCGTGCGAGGAAATTTACGTGATGAGTAACACGTGAGTCAATCGTCCGTTTAATTCCTCTCTCTATgtccatttcttttttcccctttATCCTcccaaaaaaaattattacatcaaGTGACAATTTGCAGATTGCTCAATATGTTACTGGAGGACATAAGACAACACGTCGGTTGTTTGTTTCAACTGAGTGCTGATGTGGCGGAATTggatttaatattatcattggCGCAGATCAGTTCCAATCCAGAATACGTGAGACCGTCATTCGGGACGAAGTTAGAATTGATCAATTCGTTGCATCCgattatggaattatttaacaGGGATCTTCCAGTACCTAACGACGTGGTGAGCGTTAAGTGTAAAATCACAACAAGTGTTAATGAAACATCATGAtaaatttctgatattttcttatttcaatCGCGTCAACGCGCAGAAAGCTTCGTACGCATATAATTTTCACCTGATAACCGGACCAAACATGAGCGGCAAATCTACATACTTGAAACAAATTGTTCTACTTCAAATCATGGCGCAGGTGACAATACGATGCTTTTCAATTAATTGGATCgctgcatataaaatattattttccatgtaattttgcaaatattaaaatatatcgttgcataaagatattatatgtCACTTTAGCGTGATGTATATAATACTTGATAATTATCGTTAGATTCTTAGAAAGATGTTTACTACGTAAGCTAAAATATGTAGCGATCTAATACATCAATGTCTCGACTAACGCGTTATAGTTACACGCATTTGTCGTAGATCGGTTCGTACGTACCGGCTACGAAAGCGACATTCCGCATCGCAGATCGCATATTTTGTAGAATGAGTTCTCGCGACGACGCTGAACTCAATGCGTCCACCTACGTTCTGGAGGTAAATTATACTCTTTcccttctccttttctcttacaaatatctgtctctctctctctctctctctttggagCACTATTATTCGAGATTGACTTTCTTCTCCCTAACGTCTCTATTAAAAATGCCAACGGCAATCGCATGCTTTCAAGCAGTCAGTCATCCGAGTAGTACTAACCATACCCAACATTACTCGTTTAACTGCAGTAATCCAACGAGAACAGGTATTTTCAGCGCAGCAAAGGAACTAATTATACCCAACTGCATGATTATGCAATTACCGATTCGTTTATTTCAGATGAAGGAGGTGCAATACATCTTACAGTCCGTCACTCCGAACTCCCTCGTCGTTCTAGACGAGCTCTGCAGACACACCGCAGTCGAGGAGGGGTCGGCTATCGCTTGGTCGATATACGAGAAATTATCACTGACATCCGCGTACACATTTGCCGCAACGCATTTCTTGCACCTGACTGCACTAAGCAACATGTATCACAACATAGAAACGTACGAGATTTTCTGCAGATAATCCACCCAGCAAGAAAATATACGAATACGCATTAATATATCAAGAAAATATTCCTATTTCCTGTTGCGTTATTTAATCATAATATTTCCCTGCTGGTGTTTTCttagaagagagaaaattaaacGTTAGTAACTACGGTTTCAGGCATTACTTCGAGACAAAAAATGCGGAGCCAGAGAACAAAACGAAAGAATTACACCTGATATATACTCATAAATTGATGCCTGGAATAGGATCCACTGATCATTATGGAATTGCTTTAGCGGAAGTGTGCTCTCTACCGAAATGCGTTACAACCAAGGCACGAGAGTATGCATCCAGGCAGTCCACGCAGGTACGAGCAGTTTTTCTATAAATACTCGttgttttatcaaataataatactaaataaataattattttgcaattattaagtattattaaatatcatttaaatatttcatttttccagAATAATCTCGGCTCTTTCACGAGTTCCCGATCATGGGAGAAATCGTGTTACGATGCGGTCGTTCAATTGCGCGCGCTGTTGGACGATAATAATTTCACTTTTgcgaatgtaataaatatcatgAAGCAACTGGATCTAAGCAAACAACCCAAGCAACAACCTGCGAAACATGCGCAGGGGCCCGCACAATTCACAAGTGTCCCGCAAAATTCACAAGCATCACGCAAGAGACAGAAATGCGAGGATGATAGAAACCTTGATGCTGtaccaaaaaataatttaacgatAGAAACAAACAACAATGCATCGTTAACTGAATTACCAAACCAGACAAATAAGAACGACACGGTGCCAGAAGAAATGGAGTACGAACCAACGCAGAtcgtcgatcgcgcgattgtAGTCGCGCATCCAGCAGACCACGATCTGAAAACAGATTTGCGATT
This genomic interval carries:
- the LOC105281265 gene encoding mutS protein homolog 4, producing MNVIQPAALRGRPRGAYTRGRIASIPNAQRATNIFPKYQFDSGFLRPPTSTGSGINSNANTRTPIRRENCVSTSSYLPSTSRHSAGSCNRTRSTPRGTSSNAETLIVIALTAGRGDASSEVGLAAIDLQYPYLILCQISDCQTYVNTLTKINMLDPVEILMPETMCQQRGRGNKLYKSIKEKFNALNITPISRMHFNESTGMERVRTLCAQEYSTVELIVKQKYYALAATAALLKYVEYVQHVVYAPRSMRIEFQGSPNTTMIDIESAQSLELIVSQSKYSIVSLLGTMDRCLTPMGRRLLRASILQPSCDERLILDRQACVAELIANRSLCISIQVAARLEHLCLTSSAQQFHWTCDIFVSQPAVQRLFGTDRLLTLATKPLYVNDMQNAERNLNYVLLLKSSLDAIPELEAILATGTQPFFVKMRKNLGNLEFRVIKDKMLTLINTDARFVKGCASSSLERCFAIQPGLNELLDVARQIYCELISDMKKIVEQLAVKHRLPLTLEYNTNLGYHINSIIPRGSNIAMSELPAEFIQVRKNRRSFAMTTMALLTLNKQCKKACEEIYVMSNTLLNMLLEDIRQHVGCLFQLSADVAELDLILSLAQISSNPEYVRPSFGTKLELINSLHPIMELFNRDLPVPNDVKASYAYNFHLITGPNMSGKSTYLKQIVLLQIMAQIGSYVPATKATFRIADRIFCRMSSRDDAELNASTYVLEMKEVQYILQSVTPNSLVVLDELCRHTAVEEGSAIAWSIYEKLSLTSAYTFAATHFLHLTALSNMYHNIETHYFETKNAEPENKTKELHLIYTHKLMPGIGSTDHYGIALAEVCSLPKCVTTKAREYASRQSTQNNLGSFTSSRSWEKSCYDAVVQLRALLDDNNFTFANVINIMKQLDLSKQPKQQPAKHAQGPAQFTSVPQNSQASRKRQKCEDDRNLDAVPKNNLTIETNNNASLTELPNQTNKNDTVPEEMEYEPTQIVDRAIVVAHPADHDLKTDLRLTDNVIKSFSLPNANVADEETSIIFNPCPSFQLTKLPPLESFDSTTTEIKSLAQQSGSITDDPLFYVRTSFTATSQKTVTLSETDKENQSQGEASLTFATNSIATSSLISRISSQGYHDYCLSQKDFDISQSQSISSDLARITARVKEAAIFRQIEGSSFDEEEFLNSIQQVPLNFTPPNDEDVVMTST